From the Cryptomeria japonica chromosome 2, Sugi_1.0, whole genome shotgun sequence genome, one window contains:
- the LOC131859347 gene encoding uncharacterized protein LOC131859347: MAMENIWLLSKNSDYKFTDSKSCRKNIKWTPPSGFLKMNFDGASRGNPGESRYGTIIRDEFGDMVGVKYGTMGVSTNNIAEVIALEVGLEWCVEKGVYKVMIEGDLQIVDANLLGFHSGRNLKIVSRLTILGSMEDSQDSFRFSNLQRPGLMFEEAFFSVATESWLITLG; this comes from the exons ATGGCTATGGAAAACATTTGGCTATTGTCGAAGAACAGTGACTACAAATTCACTGACTCAAAATCTTGTAGAAAAAATATTAAGTGGACTCCACCCTCTGGGTTTTTGAAAATGAATTTCGATGGGGCTAGCAGAGGGAATCCAGGTGAGTCTAGATATGGGACAATTATCCGTGATGAATTTGGTGATATGGTGGGGGTTAAATATGGCACGATGGGAGTATCAACCAACAACATTGCCGAAGTAATAGCACTCGAGGTAGGCCTTGAATGGTGTGTGGAGAAAGGGGTTTACAAGGTTATGATTGAAGGTGATTTGCAG atagtAGATGCAAATTTGCTTGGATTTCATTCGGGCAGAAACCTCAAAATTGTTTCTCGACTGACTATTTTAGGAAGTATGGAGGATTCGCAGGACAGTTTTCGGTTTAGTAATTTGCAAAGACCGGGTCTTATGTTTGAGGAAGCTTTCTTCTCAGTTGCCACAGAATCATGGCTCATCACTTTGGGTTGA